In the genome of Desulfofarcimen acetoxidans DSM 771, one region contains:
- a CDS encoding phosphatidate cytidylyltransferase: MLWKRILSGLVGIPFMLLVVWYGQVPLLVLTAFIMFCGYYEINDILPGNRKAARFGLMLLGGLMLLADAFFYHGSITGLVLVGVLLLNLLAVVLLYPDFSPSDGAASLYGTFYVGLITYLYLLRVLPDGVAWLIFALLNTWAADTGAYFIGKTWGRRKLAPNLSPKKTMEGAVGGIVSCLLVSTVFHFYFSEPALVKLLVLSVLVALAGLLGDLIESVMKRQAGLKDSGKLIPGHGGVLDRFDSFLLIAPLVYYYVNLTILG; the protein is encoded by the coding sequence GTGCTCTGGAAGAGGATTTTAAGCGGTCTGGTCGGCATACCTTTTATGCTGCTGGTTGTTTGGTACGGCCAGGTTCCGCTTTTGGTATTAACCGCTTTTATTATGTTTTGCGGTTATTATGAAATTAATGATATTTTGCCGGGCAACCGTAAGGCTGCGCGTTTTGGATTAATGCTTTTGGGTGGATTAATGCTTCTGGCTGATGCTTTTTTTTATCACGGAAGTATTACGGGTTTGGTTTTGGTAGGTGTTTTGCTGCTTAATTTGCTGGCTGTGGTTTTATTGTACCCTGATTTTTCACCGTCGGATGGTGCGGCGAGTTTATACGGCACGTTTTATGTGGGCTTGATTACCTATTTATATCTTTTAAGAGTTTTGCCGGACGGTGTGGCCTGGTTGATTTTTGCTTTGTTGAATACTTGGGCCGCTGATACAGGCGCTTATTTTATCGGCAAGACCTGGGGCAGGCGTAAGCTGGCACCTAATTTGAGCCCGAAAAAAACTATGGAGGGTGCCGTGGGAGGAATTGTTTCCTGTTTGCTGGTGAGTACTGTTTTTCATTTTTATTTTTCCGAGCCCGCGCTGGTTAAACTTTTGGTATTAAGCGTATTGGTGGCTTTAGCCGGTTTGCTTGGTGATTTGATCGAGTCGGTAATGAAGAGACAGGCCGGTCTTAAGGATTCAGGGAAGCTGATTCCCGGACACGGCGGAGTTCTGGATCGCTTTGACAGCTTTCTGTTGATTGCACCGCTGGTATATTACTATGTAAACCTGACTATACTAGGTTGA
- a CDS encoding isoprenyl transferase translates to MLNNFLKLWRGKGSGLPVTADEEALIASIDPARLPKHIAIIMDGNGRWAKKRGLPRALGHRAGVDALRNIVKLCRQLEIEYLTCYAFSTENWKRPPKEVTALMNLLVEFLQKEIDELCANYVRVSSIGRTEELPPAAQKALQMAVNKSSNNNGLILNLALNYGGRAELVEAVRQLAREVKQGLVDPEAIDENTIGRYLYTSELPDPDLLIRTSGDFRISNFLLWQLAYTEFWLTPVLWPDFKPLHLLNAIVDYQNRERRFGGIKDF, encoded by the coding sequence ATGCTGAATAATTTTTTAAAACTATGGCGAGGTAAGGGATCCGGGTTACCTGTGACTGCCGATGAAGAAGCTTTGATTGCGTCTATTGACCCTGCCCGTTTGCCAAAACATATAGCTATTATTATGGATGGTAATGGACGCTGGGCTAAGAAAAGAGGGTTGCCCAGGGCGCTGGGGCATCGTGCCGGTGTGGACGCATTGCGGAATATTGTTAAGCTGTGTCGCCAGTTGGAGATTGAGTATCTTACCTGTTATGCTTTTTCTACGGAAAATTGGAAACGGCCCCCTAAGGAAGTAACCGCTTTAATGAACTTGCTGGTGGAATTTTTGCAGAAAGAGATTGATGAGCTTTGCGCCAATTATGTCCGGGTTAGCAGTATAGGGCGGACTGAAGAGCTGCCGCCTGCCGCTCAAAAGGCTTTGCAGATGGCTGTAAATAAGAGCAGTAATAATAATGGATTGATTTTGAATTTGGCCCTTAATTACGGAGGAAGAGCCGAGCTGGTGGAAGCAGTTCGGCAGCTGGCCCGTGAGGTTAAGCAGGGGCTGGTTGATCCGGAGGCAATTGATGAAAATACGATAGGTCGTTACCTTTATACATCGGAACTGCCTGATCCTGATTTGTTGATTCGTACATCCGGTGACTTCAGAATAAGTAATTTCCTTTTGTGGCAGCTCGCTTATACTGAGTTTTGGTTGACTCCGGTTTTATGGCCGGATTTCAAACCTCTGCATTTGCTTAATGCAATTGTGGATTACCAGAACCGCGAAAGAAGATTTGGCGGGATTAAGGATTTTTAG
- a CDS encoding 1-deoxy-D-xylulose-5-phosphate reductoisomerase: MNKKIAVLGSTGSIGRQTLQIAESCPGQLEVVGLAAGRNWPLLVEQVKKFRPAVVAVAGETEAVQLRAGLGAEYKVEIYTGAEGLEVIASLSEVDTVVTAVTGTVGLSPTVAAIKAGKHIALANKETLVAAGELVMQLADSHGISILPVDSEHSAIWQCLNGEKRAALQKIILTASGGPFREKSFGELAAVTVEMALAHPNWSMGKKITVDSATLMNKGLEVIEAHWLYDVAYESIQVVIHPQSIIHSMVEFVDGSVIAQLGLPDMRLPIQYALSYPDRWESKLPRLDFKNQFGLTFEQPDFERFPCLGLAFAAGRAGGTMPAVLNAANETAVAAFLEKRLSYQGIASLVDEVMNLHRVIKHPDLETVLQVDIWARRQAARLIGKL; the protein is encoded by the coding sequence ATGAATAAAAAAATTGCTGTTTTGGGAAGTACCGGTTCTATTGGCAGGCAAACTTTGCAAATAGCGGAAAGCTGTCCCGGTCAGCTTGAGGTGGTTGGTCTGGCGGCAGGTAGAAACTGGCCGCTTCTGGTTGAGCAGGTGAAAAAATTTCGGCCGGCAGTTGTAGCTGTGGCGGGAGAAACAGAAGCGGTTCAATTGAGAGCCGGTCTGGGCGCTGAATATAAGGTGGAGATTTATACAGGTGCAGAGGGTTTGGAGGTTATCGCCTCGTTATCTGAGGTTGATACTGTGGTCACCGCGGTAACAGGTACTGTTGGGCTGTCCCCGACTGTTGCAGCCATTAAGGCCGGCAAGCATATAGCTTTGGCCAATAAAGAGACACTGGTGGCGGCCGGGGAGTTGGTCATGCAGTTGGCTGATAGCCACGGGATAAGTATTTTGCCGGTGGACAGTGAACATTCGGCTATCTGGCAGTGTTTGAACGGTGAAAAGCGAGCTGCTTTGCAAAAGATAATTTTAACTGCCTCGGGCGGCCCTTTTCGGGAAAAGAGCTTCGGAGAGCTGGCGGCAGTCACGGTAGAAATGGCTTTAGCCCATCCTAACTGGTCTATGGGTAAGAAAATTACTGTTGATTCGGCGACTTTGATGAATAAAGGGCTGGAGGTGATAGAGGCCCACTGGCTGTATGATGTTGCCTATGAGTCTATTCAGGTGGTTATTCACCCTCAGAGTATTATACACTCTATGGTTGAATTTGTTGACGGCTCGGTTATAGCCCAGTTGGGTTTGCCTGATATGAGGTTGCCTATTCAGTATGCTTTATCCTATCCTGACAGGTGGGAGTCTAAATTGCCGCGCCTGGACTTCAAGAATCAGTTTGGGTTGACCTTTGAGCAGCCTGATTTTGAGCGTTTTCCCTGTTTGGGCCTGGCTTTTGCCGCAGGCCGGGCCGGCGGCACTATGCCGGCCGTGCTCAATGCAGCCAATGAGACTGCGGTTGCCGCATTTTTGGAGAAACGCTTATCCTATCAAGGCATTGCTTCCCTGGTAGATGAAGTTATGAATTTACACCGGGTAATCAAACATCCTGATCTTGAAACTGTATTGCAGGTAGATATCTGGGCGCGTCGTCAGGCAGCACGACTGATTGGAAAACTTTAG
- the pyrH gene encoding UMP kinase: protein MTVPKYKRVILKLSGEALAGSKGYGIDPVVVSSIAVQIKDIIDLRVELAVVVGGGNIWRGVAGSTKGMDRATADYMGMLATVMNSLALQDALEKEGVDSRVQTAIEMREVAEPYIRRRAIRHLEKGRVVIFAAGTGNPYFSTDTTAALRAAEIEADVILMAKRVDGVYDSDPLKNPEAKKFLELNYIDMLNLGLGVMDSTAASLCMDNCIPLIVFDLTQVGNIKRAVSGEKVGTYIGGDLNV from the coding sequence ATGACAGTTCCCAAGTATAAGCGGGTTATTTTAAAACTTAGCGGTGAGGCTTTGGCAGGGTCAAAGGGATATGGTATAGATCCAGTAGTTGTTAGTTCTATTGCCGTTCAGATAAAAGATATAATTGATTTGCGTGTGGAATTAGCGGTTGTGGTGGGTGGCGGCAATATCTGGCGTGGTGTTGCCGGCAGTACCAAGGGTATGGACCGGGCAACTGCCGATTACATGGGAATGCTGGCTACTGTTATGAATTCTCTGGCTCTGCAGGACGCTCTGGAAAAAGAAGGGGTTGATTCCAGGGTGCAGACTGCTATTGAAATGAGGGAAGTGGCTGAACCTTACATAAGACGCCGTGCTATCAGGCATCTGGAAAAAGGCCGGGTGGTTATTTTTGCCGCCGGTACCGGTAATCCTTATTTCTCAACAGATACAACCGCAGCACTAAGAGCGGCGGAAATTGAGGCTGATGTTATTTTAATGGCCAAACGTGTTGACGGGGTATATGATTCAGATCCGCTGAAAAACCCTGAGGCTAAAAAGTTTTTGGAACTAAACTATATTGATATGTTGAATTTGGGCCTGGGTGTGATGGATTCAACCGCTGCGTCTTTGTGTATGGATAATTGTATTCCCCTGATTGTTTTTGATTTGACTCAGGTAGGCAATATAAAACGGGCTGTTTCAGGTGAAAAAGTTGGTACTTATATTGGGGGGGATTTGAATGTATAA
- the ytvI gene encoding sporulation integral membrane protein YtvI, whose amino-acid sequence MPRYVKLIMLAALVALALWIIFLAGEKVLPGSVLIIKYILTMLLPFILAVIVSVLLEPLVSFFQLRMRFSRGMAVTSAMVIIIGGAGTLLVLLVLQLVAELIELSASLDLYMRNGRMIMESLVDRGINIYGNLPPTAVNYLQTSVASLADNLKLFASKLINAFLHMVYGIPGIILVGIVSLLAAFFISKDRDTIFRLWRRCVPAPWGERSIDVSREVSRAFMAYIRSQLILVTITMVQCIAGLYIIGIDYALTIGLTVGFFDLIPVLGPGSVFIPWIAWSLFTGDYGLGIKLSILFALILLVRQLLEAKIVSANLGLHPLATLLAIYVGLKVFGVLGLILGPMALIALQAGYKAGRDVRKFN is encoded by the coding sequence GTGCCCAGGTATGTTAAGTTGATTATGCTTGCCGCATTGGTTGCGCTGGCCCTGTGGATTATTTTTTTAGCCGGGGAAAAGGTGCTGCCTGGTTCGGTTTTAATTATAAAATACATATTAACTATGTTATTGCCTTTTATTCTGGCGGTGATTGTCAGTGTTTTGCTGGAACCTCTGGTAAGTTTTTTTCAGCTAAGAATGAGATTTTCGCGAGGCATGGCAGTGACTTCCGCCATGGTTATAATTATCGGGGGAGCCGGTACCTTGCTGGTTTTGCTCGTCTTGCAATTGGTTGCTGAATTAATTGAGCTGTCTGCTTCTTTGGATTTGTACATGAGAAACGGCAGAATGATCATGGAGAGTTTGGTTGACAGGGGTATTAATATCTATGGCAACTTGCCTCCCACTGCGGTTAATTACTTGCAGACTTCGGTTGCTTCACTGGCTGATAATCTGAAGCTTTTTGCCTCCAAGCTGATTAACGCGTTTTTGCACATGGTTTACGGAATACCTGGCATAATATTGGTGGGAATAGTAAGTTTGCTGGCTGCTTTTTTTATCAGCAAAGACAGGGACACTATTTTCAGGTTGTGGAGACGGTGTGTTCCGGCTCCCTGGGGCGAGCGGTCTATTGATGTCAGCAGAGAGGTTTCTCGGGCTTTTATGGCCTATATCCGTTCTCAGCTTATACTGGTTACCATTACTATGGTACAATGTATAGCAGGACTTTATATAATAGGGATAGACTATGCTCTAACAATTGGATTAACGGTGGGTTTTTTTGATTTAATTCCGGTACTGGGTCCTGGCTCAGTCTTTATACCCTGGATTGCCTGGTCTTTATTTACGGGGGATTACGGCCTGGGAATTAAGCTCAGTATTTTGTTTGCTCTGATTTTGCTGGTACGCCAGCTGTTGGAGGCTAAAATAGTTTCTGCCAATTTGGGTCTGCACCCTTTGGCCACCCTGCTGGCTATTTATGTAGGCTTAAAAGTTTTCGGCGTGCTGGGCTTGATTTTGGGCCCCATGGCGCTGATTGCGCTTCAGGCTGGATATAAGGCGGGACGGGATGTTCGCAAATTTAATTGA
- a CDS encoding DUF362 domain-containing protein, whose product MSYRITEACEACGTCKDACPNDAIIEGDIYKIDAEKCAECGACVEECPTGAIVEE is encoded by the coding sequence TTGTCATATAGAATCACCGAAGCGTGTGAGGCTTGTGGTACTTGTAAGGATGCTTGTCCCAACGATGCAATAATTGAAGGCGATATATATAAAATAGATGCTGAAAAATGTGCTGAATGTGGTGCCTGTGTTGAAGAATGTCCTACCGGAGCCATTGTTGAAGAGTAA
- the frr gene encoding ribosome recycling factor — MYKEILEDAEDSMKKTVEVVKKDFASLRAGRATPGLLDKINVDYYGTPTPVNQLANVSVPEARLLVIQPWDKSVIPALEKAILKSDLGITPNSDGVVIRLAVPQLTEERRKDLVKVVKKKAEEGRVAVRNIRRDANDLLKSEQKDGNITEDDSRRAQDEVQKLTDKYIKDIDQLMANKEKEIMQV, encoded by the coding sequence ATGTATAAGGAAATTCTTGAAGATGCTGAAGACAGTATGAAGAAAACTGTTGAGGTAGTCAAGAAAGATTTTGCTTCCTTGAGAGCGGGCAGGGCTACACCCGGTTTGCTTGACAAAATAAATGTAGATTACTATGGAACCCCAACCCCTGTTAATCAATTGGCCAATGTTTCTGTTCCGGAAGCGAGGCTCTTGGTTATCCAACCCTGGGATAAAAGTGTTATACCTGCTCTGGAAAAGGCCATTTTAAAGTCGGATCTGGGGATTACCCCTAACAGTGACGGTGTTGTTATTCGCTTGGCTGTTCCGCAGCTGACGGAAGAAAGAAGAAAAGATCTGGTTAAGGTGGTTAAGAAGAAGGCTGAAGAAGGCAGAGTGGCTGTGCGCAATATCAGGCGCGATGCCAATGACCTGTTGAAAAGTGAGCAAAAAGACGGTAATATCACTGAAGATGACTCGCGCAGAGCACAGGATGAGGTTCAGAAACTTACCGATAAGTATATAAAGGATATTGACCAACTTATGGCGAATAAAGAAAAAGAAATTATGCAAGTTTAG